CGGATCCCCGCGTGGACGGGCAGCGAGGACTTCACCGGCGAGCTGCTGCACGCCGCGGAGTACCGCTCCCCGGCCCCGTACGCGGGCAGGGACGTCCTGGTCGTCGGCATCGGCAACACCGGCGCGGAGATCGCCGTGGACCTGGTCGAGGGCGGGGCTTCCCGGGTGCGGATCGCGGTCCGCACGGTCCCGCACATCGTGCGGCGCTCGACGGCCGGCTGGCCCGCCCAGGCGACCGCCGTCCTGGTGCGCAGGCTCCCGGTCCGGCTCGTCGACCGGGCGGGCAGCCTGATGTGCCGTGTCTCCGTCCCCGACCTGGCGGCGCAGGGTCTTCCCCGCCCCGGCACGGGCCTGTACTCCCGGGTCAAGGAGGGCGCGATCCCCGTCCAGGACGTCGGGCTGATCGACGCGGTGAGGAGTGGCACGGTGGTTCCCGTGGCGACGGTGGGGTCGTTCGACGGGGACGCGGTGGTGCTGGCCGACGGCACACGGATCACCCCGGACGCGGTGATCGCGGCGACCGGCTACGAACGTGCCCTGGAGGGGCTGGTCGGCCATCTCGGCGTGCTGGACCCGAGGGGCCGTCCCGTGGTGCACGGCGCCCGCACCCCGGACGGGGCTCCGGGCCTGTACTTCACCGGCTTCACCAACCCGATCAGCGGGATGCTCCGCGAGATGGCCCTGGACGCCCGGAGGATAGCCGCCCGCGTCGCGAAGGAGGGCTGAGCCGGCCGGTCCCTCAGACCGCCGGCATCGCGTCTCCGGCACGTGCGCGGCGGATCATCAGGGCCATCAGCGCGGCCATGGCGCACAGGGCGCCCGAGGCGTACCAGACCACGTCGTACGAGCCGGTCACGTCCCGGGCCACCCCGCCGAGGAACGCCACGAGGGCCGCCCCCACCTGGTGCGAGGCCAGGACCCAGCCGAAGACGATCGCGCTGTCCTCGCCGTACTGCTCGCGGCACAGGGCCAGGGTCGGCGGGACGGTGGCGACCCAGTCCAGGCCGTAGAAGACGATGAAGAAGACCATCGGCGGGTGCACCGCCGGGCCCATCAGCATCGGCAGGAACAGCAACGAGACGCCCCGCAGCGCGTAGTAGACGGCCAGCAGCCTGCGGGCGTCGAAGCGGTCCGTGAGCCAGCCGCTGAAGATCGTCCCGATGATGTCGAATACACCGATGACCGCCAGCAGGGAGGCCGCGGCCGTGATCTCCATGCCGTGGTCGTGGGCCGAGGGGACGAAGTGGGTGCGGATCAGGCCGTTCGTGGAGGCGCCGCAGATGGCGAACGAGCCCGCGAGCAGCCAGAACGGACCCGTGCGGGCCGCGCCGAACAGGACGCGCAGGGTGCGGGCCGCGGCCCCCGTCGCGGGCGCCGGCTTCTCCACGTAGGTGCCGCCGTAGGGGGCGATACCCACGTCGGCCGGATGGTCGCGCATGA
The DNA window shown above is from Streptomyces sp. Alt3 and carries:
- a CDS encoding MFS transporter translates to MNLTTDSTAIEDAPRRRSRPLIHRAWIVAAVTFVTIIGGAAFNSLPGLLIDPLHTEFGWSRGEIGLAVSLDMALYGLTAPFAAALMDRFGIRRVVVVALGTVATGALASVWMTASWQLMLYWGLLVGLGTGSMAMAFSATVTNRWFVARRGLVTGILTAAGASGQLVFLPLCAWIVDRHGWRPASVTVALAALVVIPFVWLLMRDHPADVGIAPYGGTYVEKPAPATGAAARTLRVLFGAARTGPFWLLAGSFAICGASTNGLIRTHFVPSAHDHGMEITAAASLLAVIGVFDIIGTIFSGWLTDRFDARRLLAVYYALRGVSLLFLPMLMGPAVHPPMVFFIVFYGLDWVATVPPTLALCREQYGEDSAIVFGWVLASHQVGAALVAFLGGVARDVTGSYDVVWYASGALCAMAALMALMIRRARAGDAMPAV
- a CDS encoding flavin-containing monooxygenase, with translation MPESTHVPGDAPPASIDRTDGRPVYVIGGGPGGLAAAAALREQGVRAVVLEKSGRVGSSWRGHYDRLHLHTIRRWSALPGLAMPRRFGRWVSRDDMVRYLEKYAEHHELEVVTGVEVSRIDRSDDGTGWQLSATGGRVLTGRAVVVATGFNHTPRIPAWTGSEDFTGELLHAAEYRSPAPYAGRDVLVVGIGNTGAEIAVDLVEGGASRVRIAVRTVPHIVRRSTAGWPAQATAVLVRRLPVRLVDRAGSLMCRVSVPDLAAQGLPRPGTGLYSRVKEGAIPVQDVGLIDAVRSGTVVPVATVGSFDGDAVVLADGTRITPDAVIAATGYERALEGLVGHLGVLDPRGRPVVHGARTPDGAPGLYFTGFTNPISGMLREMALDARRIAARVAKEG